From the Solanum stenotomum isolate F172 chromosome 4, ASM1918654v1, whole genome shotgun sequence genome, one window contains:
- the LOC125861920 gene encoding chalcone synthase J-like isoform X2, producing the protein MVTVDEIRRTQRAMGPATVLAIGTANPSNCYDQSIYPDYFFRVTGSEHKIELMNKFKRMCDGSKIKKRYFYLTEEILKKNPNICEYNAPSLNIRQEIMIVEVPKLGKEAAEKAINEWGQSKSKITHLVFCTTSGVDIPGADYQLTKLLGLEPSVKRFMMYQQGCFGGGTALRLAKDLAENNKVARVLVVCSELANLVCFRNPNETEVEVLVGQSLFSDGASAVIIGSDPIMNVEKPLFELVFAAQTLLPNSEHAIIGYLTEAWLKVQLHKDTPMLISKNIERILVEVFQPLDISDWNSIFWVSHPGGRAILDQIELKLGLKPEKLKASRNVLSDYGNMASACVLFVLDEMRKTSIKAGLGTTGEGLEWGVFFGFGPGLTIEALVLRSVSI; encoded by the exons ATGGTCACAGTTGACGAGATCCGACGGACACAACGGGCCATGGGGCCCGCCACCGTGTTGGCCATCGGAACAGCCAATCCTTCTAATTGTTATGATCAAAGTATCTATCCTGATTATTTTTTCCGTGTCACAGGCAGTGAACATAAAATTGAACTTATGAACAAGTTTAAGCGAATGT GTGACGGATCAAAGAttaaaaagagatatttttatttaacagaagaaatcttgaaaaaaaatcctaatatTTGTGAATACAACGCTCCATCGTTGAATATTAGGCAAGAAATCATGATTGTTGAGGTGCCAAAACTTGGGAAGGAGGCAGCTGAAAAGGCCATCAATGAATGGGGTCAGTCTAAGTCCAAAATTACACATTTGGTATTTTGCACCACTAGTGGTGTGGATATTCCTGGGGCCGACTATCAACTCACTAAGCTTCTTGGACTTGAACCATCAGTGAAACGATTCATGATGTACCAACAAGGTTGTTTTGGTGGTGGCACTGCTCTTCGATTAGCTAAGGACTTAGCTGAGAATAATAAAGTTGCCCGAGTTCTTGTTGTATGCTCAGAATTAGCCAATTTGGTTTGCTTCCGTAATCCAAATGAAACTGAGGTTGAAGTTTTGGTTGGGCAATCCCTCTTTAGTGATGGGGCATCAGCTGTTATTATTGGTTCAGATCCAATCATGAATGTGGAAAAACCTTTGTTTGAGCTTGTATTCGCAGCTCAAACTCTTCTCCCAAATAGCGAACATGCAATTATTGGTTACCTAACTGAGGCTTGGCTGAAAGTCCAGTTACATAAGGATACTCCGATGCTaatctcaaaaaatattgaGAGGATCCTTGTGGAAGTATTCCAACCTCTTGACATTTCTGACTGGAATTCCATCTTTTGGGTATCTCATCCAGGTGGACGTGCCATTTTGGATCAAATTGAATTAAAGTTGGGCCTAAAGCCTGAAAAACTCAAGGCTTCACGAAATGTATTGAGTGATTATGGGAACATGGCTAGTGCttgtgttttgtttgttttggatGAGATGAGGAAAACCTCTATCAAGGCAGGATTGGGTACTACAGGTGAAGGCCTTGAATGGGGTGTGTTTTTTGGGTTTGGGCCTGGCCTAACTATTGAGGCACTTGTCCTCCGTAGTGTTTCTATTTAG
- the LOC125861921 gene encoding chalcone synthase J-like produces the protein MVTVDEIRRTQRAMGPATVLAIGTANPSNCYDQSIYPEYFFRVTGSEHKIELMNKFKRMCDGSKIKKRYFYLTEEILKKNPNICEYNAPSLNIRQEITIVEVPKLGKEAAEKAINEWGQSKSKITHLVFCTTSGVDLPGADYQLTKLLGLEPSVKRFMMYQQGCYGGGTALRLAKDLAENNKGARVLVVCSELANLVCFRNPNETELEVLVGQALFSDGASAVIIGSDPIMNVEKPLFELVFATQTLLPDSEHAIIGYLTEAGLKVQLHKDTPMLISKNIEGILVEAFQPLKISDWNSIFWVSHPGGRAILDQIELKLGLKPEKLKATRNVLSDYGNIASACVLFVLDEMRKTSIKAGLGTTGEGLEWGVLLGCGPGLTIEALVLRSVSI, from the exons ATGGTCACCGTTGACGAGATCCGACGGACACAACGGGCCATGGGGCCCGCCACCGTGTTGGCCATCGGAACAGCCAATCCTTCCAATTGTTACGATCAAAGTATCTATCCTGAATATTTTTTCCGTGTCACTGGCAGTGAACATAAAATTGAACTTATGAACAAGTTTAAGCGCATGT GTGATGGATCAAAGAttaaaaagagatatttttatttaacagaagaaatcttgaaaaaaaatcctaatatTTGTGAATACAACGCTCCATCATTGAATATTAGGCAAGAAATCACGATTGTTGAGGTGCCAAAACTTGGGAAGGAGGCAGCTGAAAAGGCCATCAATGAATGGGGTCAGTCAAAGTCCAAAATTACACATTTGGTATTTTGCACCACTAGTGGTGTGGATTTGCCTGGGGCCGACTATCAACTCACTAAGCTTCTTGGACTTGAACCATCAGTGAAACGATTCATGATGTACCAACAAGGCTGTTATGGTGGTGGCACTGCTCTTCGATTAGCTAAGGATTTAGCTGAGAATAATAAAGGTGCTCGAGTTCTTGTTGTATGCTCAGAATTAGCCAATTTGGTTTGCTTCCGTAACCCTAATGAAACCGAGCTTGAAGTTTTGGTTGGGCAAGCTCTCTTTAGTGATGGGGCATCAGCTGTTATTATTGGTTCAGATCCAATCATGAATGTGGAAAAGCCTTTGTTTGAGCTTGTATTCGCAACACAAACTCTTCTGCCAGATAGCGAACATGCAATTATTGGCTACCTAACTGAGGCTGGGCTGAAAGTCCAGTTACATAAGGATACTCCGATGCTaatctcaaaaaatattgaGGGAATTTTAGTGGAAGCATTCCAACCTCTTAAAATTTCTGATTGGAACTCTATTTTTTGGGTATCTCATCCAGGTGGACGTGCAATTTTGGATCAAATTGAATTAAAGTTGGGCCTAAAGCCTGAAAAACTCAAGGCTACACGAAATGTATTGAGTGATTATGGGAACATAGCTAGTGCttgtgttttgtttgttttggatGAGATGAGGAAAACGTCTATCAAGGCAGGATTGGGTACTACAGGTGAAGGCCTTGAATGGGGTGTGCTTTTGGGGTGTGGGCCTGGCCTAACTATTGAGGCACTTGTCCTCCGTAGTGTTTCTATTTAG